One segment of Marinobacter sediminum DNA contains the following:
- a CDS encoding DUF4124 domain-containing protein translates to MKPRTGLFAVALILLAGPAGAEVYRNVDAYGNVTFSDEPSDGAEAIKVKPVTTVTLPKPQNVRETDKLREEVKREGSVYESVSFAYPENNQAFQSGSGDIQFEVRSAPGLQDGHKYEVTLDGQPVGQTTSGTVTVSNVFRGTHEARAHIVDENGVQVKTGPVITFTVHRPSVAN, encoded by the coding sequence ATGAAACCAAGGACCGGATTGTTTGCCGTAGCTCTGATCCTGCTGGCTGGCCCAGCAGGTGCCGAGGTCTACCGAAATGTAGATGCCTATGGCAACGTCACATTCTCCGACGAGCCGTCCGATGGTGCAGAGGCTATCAAGGTAAAGCCTGTCACCACGGTTACGCTTCCCAAGCCCCAGAATGTCCGGGAAACCGACAAGCTTCGCGAGGAAGTGAAACGGGAAGGCTCAGTGTACGAAAGCGTTTCCTTCGCCTACCCGGAAAACAATCAGGCCTTCCAGAGCGGCAGCGGTGATATCCAGTTCGAGGTTCGCAGTGCGCCAGGCCTTCAGGATGGCCACAAGTACGAAGTCACCCTGGACGGACAGCCTGTCGGGCAGACTACCTCGGGCACGGTCACCGTTAGCAATGTCTTTCGCGGAACTCATGAGGCTCGCGCACATATCGTCGATGAGAATGGCGTCCAGGTAAAAACCGGCCCGGTAATCACCTTTACGGTTCATCGCCCTTCCGTGGCAAACTAG
- the glnL gene encoding nitrogen regulation protein NR(II), producing the protein MALPSASVSGYKSILDSLTTAVLVLEDSLKIRYLNPAAESLFETSMTRSYGQPFNDILVDSRDALTTLYAAVENGQSYTRREAEFVLTSGTRLTVDYSVTPVSLDPAELLIEIQPRDRLLRISREEDIISQQETTRILVRGMAHEIKNPLGGIRGAAQLLDRELNSEDQREYTRVIIDEADRLRSLVDRMLGPNKALKLASTNIHEVLERVGTLLEAESKGRLVFLRDYDPSIPEFRGDKEQLIQAFLNIARNAMEAAFETRAGHSSQESPTITFRTRALRQFTIGHRRHRLACRVDVIDNGPGIPPDLLQNVFYPMISGRASGTGLGLSITQSIIGQHHGLVECESEPGRTDFIIFLPLEDTP; encoded by the coding sequence ATGGCATTGCCTTCGGCCAGCGTAAGCGGATACAAGAGCATTCTGGACAGCCTGACAACTGCTGTGCTGGTGCTCGAGGACAGCTTGAAGATCCGTTACCTGAACCCGGCCGCAGAAAGTCTGTTTGAAACCAGCATGACCCGCAGCTACGGGCAACCTTTCAACGACATCCTGGTGGATTCGAGAGATGCCCTGACAACCCTTTATGCCGCCGTTGAAAACGGCCAATCCTATACTCGTCGCGAGGCAGAGTTCGTTTTAACCAGTGGCACCCGTCTCACCGTGGATTATTCCGTCACACCCGTCAGCCTGGACCCCGCAGAGCTGCTCATTGAAATACAGCCCAGGGATCGGTTGCTCCGCATCAGCCGGGAAGAAGACATCATCTCCCAGCAGGAAACGACCCGGATCCTGGTTCGTGGCATGGCCCACGAGATCAAGAACCCGCTGGGCGGGATTCGTGGTGCAGCCCAGCTGCTTGACCGGGAGCTGAACAGTGAGGATCAGCGGGAATACACACGGGTCATCATTGACGAAGCAGACCGCCTTCGCAGCCTGGTCGACCGTATGTTGGGGCCGAACAAGGCGCTAAAGCTGGCCTCGACCAATATTCACGAAGTGCTGGAGCGAGTCGGAACGCTTCTGGAAGCGGAGAGTAAAGGCCGACTGGTATTTCTCAGGGACTACGATCCCAGCATCCCCGAGTTCCGCGGCGACAAGGAACAACTGATACAGGCCTTCCTCAACATTGCCCGAAATGCCATGGAAGCGGCCTTTGAGACTCGGGCCGGTCACAGCAGCCAGGAATCGCCGACAATCACTTTCCGTACCCGGGCTCTTCGCCAGTTCACTATTGGTCATCGCCGCCACCGACTGGCGTGCCGTGTCGATGTTATTGATAACGGGCCCGGCATTCCGCCGGATCTTCTGCAAAATGTTTTCTATCCGATGATCAGTGGCCGTGCCAGTGGCACCGGCCTGGGTTTATCCATCACCCAGAGCATTATCGGACAACACCATGGACTGGTTGAGTGCGAGAGCGAACCAGGACGAACCGACTTCATCATCTTCCTGCCTCTGGAGGACACCCCATGA